From a region of the Aeoliella mucimassa genome:
- the csrA gene encoding carbon storage regulator CsrA codes for MLVLSRQRDESIIIGDNVVVTIVDVRGDKVRLGIEAPIEIPVHRQEVYEAIQRENRKAAEIKPEDAQQLPKQ; via the coding sequence ATGTTGGTTCTATCGCGACAACGCGACGAAAGCATCATTATTGGCGACAACGTGGTTGTGACCATTGTCGATGTTCGAGGCGATAAGGTGCGCCTCGGTATCGAGGCCCCCATCGAGATCCCGGTGCACCGCCAAGAGGTGTACGAAGCGATTCAACGCGAGAATCGCAAGGCGGCCGAAATCAAGCCCGAAGATGCCCAGCAGTTGCCCAAGCAATAA
- the fliW gene encoding flagellar assembly protein FliW translates to MYVMTTRFGNVPIEQVDVLRFEQGLIGMEKCREWVLLADITNDSLAWLQSLDRPEVALAVVSPRRFVKDYQIRVSSRDIAPLGSTSMKSLQVLAILNRHEDTLTLNLKAPIVVNLENNRGRQVVAKNDHEVQFVLGATIPMRRSA, encoded by the coding sequence ATGTACGTAATGACCACTCGGTTTGGAAATGTGCCGATTGAACAGGTCGACGTCTTGCGATTCGAGCAAGGGCTCATCGGAATGGAGAAGTGCCGCGAGTGGGTACTGCTGGCCGACATCACCAACGATTCGTTGGCCTGGCTGCAGTCGCTCGATCGTCCGGAAGTCGCCCTGGCGGTGGTGAGCCCCCGCCGGTTCGTGAAAGACTATCAGATTCGGGTCAGCAGTCGCGACATCGCACCGCTCGGTAGCACTTCGATGAAGTCGCTGCAGGTGTTAGCCATCCTGAATCGCCATGAAGATACATTAACATTGAATTTGAAGGCCCCGATTGTGGTGAACCTGGAGAATAACCGGGGTCGGCAAGTGGTGGCCAAAAACGATCACGAAGTACAGTTTGTGCTGGGAGCTACCATTCCCATGCGACGTTCCGCTTAA
- a CDS encoding PilZ domain-containing protein, with the protein MNSLKGNRDEAQLILGRDATPETGVYRSIPTSSLAIGSSLACAIYDPDGVKLIAPRIPISPQLRKRLEARNIESVLVRDEDYHKLHHLQEEEDPSALCCSNCQTKLPLHESPDDGWSLTWLCRKCHKQYRGQLDPDLAVSLIDNIVIEKFPIDWTRLQHPPTTITRAINDLVPKPYAGPERRANTRMRISLPIAAVPVDESFAQVGPAALLTTRDISTEGIALLHDEPLRPKYLVIEFPARDRQAALQMVVKVLRCQPVGELFEIAGRFVMRPEE; encoded by the coding sequence ATGAACAGTCTGAAAGGTAATCGTGACGAAGCTCAATTGATTCTCGGCAGAGACGCAACTCCCGAAACGGGAGTCTACCGTAGCATTCCCACCAGCTCCCTGGCGATTGGCAGTTCGCTAGCCTGTGCGATCTACGATCCAGACGGAGTAAAACTGATTGCTCCGAGAATTCCGATTTCACCGCAACTTCGCAAACGACTCGAAGCTCGCAACATCGAGTCGGTTCTCGTCCGCGATGAGGACTACCACAAGCTGCACCACTTGCAGGAAGAGGAAGATCCTTCCGCACTTTGCTGCTCGAATTGCCAAACCAAGCTTCCGCTGCACGAGAGCCCCGACGATGGTTGGTCGCTCACCTGGCTCTGCCGGAAATGCCATAAGCAGTATCGCGGACAGTTGGATCCCGACCTGGCTGTCTCGCTGATCGATAACATCGTGATCGAGAAATTCCCGATCGACTGGACTCGCCTGCAGCATCCCCCCACCACCATCACGCGGGCGATCAACGACCTTGTTCCCAAACCGTATGCGGGTCCCGAACGCCGCGCGAACACCCGCATGCGGATCTCGCTGCCGATTGCGGCCGTGCCGGTGGACGAGTCGTTCGCGCAAGTTGGTCCCGCAGCCTTGCTGACCACCAGAGACATCTCGACCGAGGGCATCGCGCTGTTGCACGACGAGCCACTGCGGCCCAAGTACCTGGTCATTGAGTTCCCGGCCCGCGATCGACAAGCGGCGCTGCAGATGGTGGTGAAAGTACTCCGCTGCCAACCAGTCGGAGAACTGTTCGAGATCGCCGGGCGCTTTGTGATGCGTCCCGAAGAGTAG